The genomic region GTGCCCGAGATGGAAGagtagagaaataataaaaagcgCAAACTGTTGACAAACGTCCCAAACCAGAAAGATAGATGAGGAGACATGCGAAAAAGGGAGTGTATGTGACTTGCTTGACTCCAAAACGAatttggaaagagaagagaatgaaTTTGGGTGGAGCTTTGCCCTACTAGAGTATTGGGGTTGGGAATGAGAGTGATGTAGGAGAGCGAGCATTGTGGACCTAAGAAGCATGGGATTGGAGTGGCTGAGGAGCTACAGAGACTGGGAAGTAAGAGGAGATCGGGTTAAAACCAGGGCCTTTAACCAGCTTGTTCAGTGGGTAGAGGGGGTGATGTGCTAAAACACGTGTCAGCAGACACAGATGCTGAGAGCCAGTGGGTCCTGGTAGTTATGGAGGCTagttccaaaaattatttgtgtgtctatgtcagtGGCCTCAGAGGACAGGGTGAGAGGCACACGGTGCTCTGGAATGTGGCCTCTGGTGATGGGATTTCATACAGAAACTCTGTCCACCACCCTCTCATAGGTCAACTCCTGGAGTGGCTCCATTGAGATTGGAGTGACAGCACTGGATCCCAGTGTGTTGGACTTCCCGAGCAGTGCCACCGGGCTGAAGGGAGGCTCCTGGGTAGTGTCAGGCTGCTCAGTGCTGCGGGACGGGCGCTCTGTGTTGGAGGAATATGGCCAGGACCTGGACCAGCTTGTCGAAGGGGACCGTGTGGGTGTGGAACGCACAGCCACTGGGGAGCTCCGGCTCTGGGTAAACGGGCGGGATTGTGGTGTGGCAGCCACAGGCCTGCCTGCTCGTGTCTGGGCTGTTGTGGACCTTTATGGCAAGTGCACCCAGATCACTGTGCTGCCCTCCGAGCCAGGCTTCAGCCCTCCCACTCCTGTCCCCACACCTCCCCTTGAGCCCTTGGCCCCTCCAGAAGATTCAGCCCTGTTGGAACAGGGGACCTCTGTGGATGAAGGTGAGAACACAGCTTCGGGGAAACATGAGTTTTGGCTGAAGAAATGGGGCGAAAGCAGTCACAAGTCagctgggggagggaagggaccATTGAGCCCAGAGCCATTACAGGGGAATAGAGGGGTTAGAAGAGATGGTCTCCTGACTGGGCCCTGAAGCATGAGCTGAACCCTATTCCCCTCCCATCCTACCTGGTCCCTAGCCTTCATGGTGTCCCCAGCGCAGGCACGGCCGGAGACGTTTCCTAACAGCCTTGATTCGCATAATGGTGAGGGCTTCGGGGAAGGCCAGGGAAGGGGAGTGGGTACTGAGGCGGACAGGGTGGGATCTAAGAGACGGTAGGGAGAAGAGGGTCCCAAGCTGGCTGTGGGGAAGAGAgctctgtcttgacttccttcttcttgctgCTACAGACTTTGCCAGTATGGAGCTGTCTGAGGTGGTGAGCAACGCCATCCTGTCTGCCTACAATGGGGGCCTCCTTAATGTGAGCCTGAGCTCCCCACCAGCAGGGGACGGACTGGCATCCAGTGGGCCAGCCACTTCTCCCATCCTCACTTCCAACGATGCCCTGCTCTTCCATGAGAAGTGTGGGACCCTCATCAAACTcagcaacaacaataagacaGCAGAGCGCCGGAGGCCCCTGGATGAATTCAACAATGGAGTTGTCATGACCAACCGCCCACTTCGGGATAATGAAATGTTTGAGGTATGTAAAATCCTGGAGTCTGACTGTGCTTCCTGCCAAAGATTTGGAGCTAAACGTAGGGATTGATCTTTGGCGGCAATATGCCAACAACTGGTGAAGAACCAAGGCTTTGAGGGCCTGTcttctgttgttatatttcctGGACCTGTCTACTCTCACTCAACCCCAGATCCGGATCGACAAGCTTGTAGACAAGTGGTCTGGTTCCATCGAGAttggtgtcaccacccacaaccCCAATAGCCTGGAGTACCCAGCCACCATGACCAACCTGCAGTCAGGTACCAGCTCTGGGTAGGGGTAGGGACACAGGCTTGGAGTTGGTGAGATCCAGACAGCCTTTCCCTAACCAGGTGTCCATCTTTACCAGGCACCATCATGATGAGTGGCTGTGGGATCCTGACCAACGGCAAAGGCACTCGGCGGGAGTACTGCGAGTTCAGTCTGGACGAGCTGCAGGTGAGTGTGGAGCACAGCAGCCTGGGCAGTCCAGGGGAGCCCGGCCACCTGGGCCACCAGGCAGTGTCCCTTTCTGCATGAGGCTTCTTCTGAGGAGGCAAGGCCGTCTGGCAGGAGCTAAGGTATGCTCATTAGTAGCACCTTTTTTCCCTttggtgctaggaatggaacctaGGACCTTGGACACGTGTGGCAAGTGCTCTAGCACTGAGTTACAGCTCTAGCCCAATAGCACTAAGTAGGCCGAGATTttagagcaacaacaacaaaaaagattgttgttgttgttgttgttgttttaatttatttatttattatatgtaagtacactgtaactgtcttcagacgctccagaagagggcatcagatttcattacagatggttgtgagccaccatgtggttgctgggatttgaactcaggacctttggaagagcagtcggcactcttaaccgctgagccatctcaccagctccaagattgtttttaaaatagtttaatttagggctagagagatggctcaaaggttaagagcactgactgctcttctaaaggtcctgagttcaattcccagcaaccacatggtggctcacaaccacctgcaatgggatccgatgtcctcttctggtgtgtctgaagacagttacaatgtactcacataaatgaaatatttaaatctttttaaaagaaaagtttaattTAGTACCTACTTTACATTGGGCATTTAGGAAATGTGGAATTATTGTGTCTGGAAAGCAGGGACCCAGCTCCTGCCCAAGAGTGGCTTTATTTGAAATTCTTCAGTGGGTGGTCTCCTGTGAAATGGGGTGGCAGAAAGTGCCCAGGACTGCTGGAACCTGAGCCTGAGTGTAGCTGAATTCCAGACTAGGGTCTTTCTTCTTTGGTTAGGAGGGTGACCATATTGGCCTCACGAGGAAGTCCAACTCTGCCCTACACTTCTTCATTAATGGCATCGATCAGGGTAAGGTGGCACACAAGAAAGACTCCTGGCTCAGGGCCTTTAGTGGGTCATACCTCACCTTTCCTTGTGGTGCTTGCTCTTCCTGTTTGACTCTTCTTTCATCCTGTTCTGCTACAGGCGTAGCTACTCCATTGACACCACCAGTTGTATATGGTGTAGTAGACTTGTATGGAATGGCAGTGAAAGTGACCATCGTCCATAATAACAACCACAGTGACCGTCTCCGCCGGAACAACGCTATCCTGAGGGCTCTGTCCCCCGAGGGTGCTCTTCGTCGTGCTGCCCCTGCAGCCCAGGCAGAACCTGAACGCTTGCTCTTCCATCCTAACTGTGGCCAGAAGGCAGCTATCACCCACGAAGGACGCACTGCCCTGAGGCCCCAGTATGACCCATGGGATGGGAAGACACCTGCAAGGGGGCCCTAATAGGATGCGGGGGCACTGAGGTGGGAACATGGGAGGGTGTCTGTTATAGGAAGCCCTGGACAGAAAGGGGAAGACTTCTGGGAGCAAGAGATCTGGTTGGTTGTCTTGGGGCAGTGGGTATCAGACTAATATTCCTAGTTTAAGCCTTGACACACTCAGTATGCTGAGAGCTGAGTCCTCACTTGCTGTGTCCCCAGTGCCACTGATGACTTCAATCATGGCGTGGTACTGAGCAGCAGAGCCCTCCGGGATGGAGAGGTGTTCCAGGTGCGCATTGACAAGATGGTGGACAAATGGGCTGGCTCCATTGAGATTGGTGTCACCACCCATAACCCTGCCTACCTCCAGCTACCCTCTACTATGACCAACTTACGCTCTGGTGAGCCCCACGAAGGGCAGGGTCGATGCAGGGTGCCAGAGAAGCAGCAGCTCCAGGGTTACAGTTTGTTCCTTGTTCCTCATTATCTGCTGCCACTGCTGTTCCTACAGGGACCTGGATGATGACTGGGAATGGGGTCATGCACAATGGGACAACCATCCTAGATGAATATGGGCACAACCTGGACCGCCTCAAGGTGAGAGAGCAGTCATACTGATTGGATATAGTTCTGGGGGAGTCAGGGAGGCTTGGTAGATGCAGGGCCATCTCAGGCAGGAACTCTGCCTGACTCCTCACTCCAGCCTCACTTTTTCCAAGGCAGGGGACACCGTGGGTGTGGTGCGGCGGGAGGATGGAACGCTCCACTTCTTCGTCAATGGGATGACTCAGGGCCCTGCTGCCTGGAATGTCCCCCCGGGGGTCTATGCTGTTGTTGATCTCTACGGCCAGGCTGCCCAGGCTACTATTGTGGATGACGTGGGTGAGGGCCCGACAGGGCTGGGGTAGAGGATTAGGGTGGCCTTGGGAATCCTTAAAGAAACCTAGAGACTTAATGGGTGATATCTACTATTGCAGAGGTGCCTCCAGTCTCTGAGCCACTCCCTGAAGGAAACAACCAGATGTCTCCCAGTTCTCCATCCTCAGCAGCTGGGGGCTCTGACCTTCGCTTCCACCAGCTGCACGGCAGTAATGCAGTCATCACCAATGGTGGCCGCACTGCTCTCCGCCACAACTGCCGCAGCGAGTTCAACGATGCCATTGTCATTTCCAACCGGTCAGTCTCTAGATTTTCGTGTCTCTACTGTCCCACTGCCTACTTACGTAGGGCCTTAGTGATCCCCACTCTCCCTGACAGAGCCCTGCGGGATGGAGAACTGTTTGAAATTGTCATTCAGAAGATGGTAGATCGTTGGTCAGGCTCCATCGAAGCTGGTGAGGGACCCTCTGTGCAGGGACTGTAGGGTACAGGATCCCTGGGTCCTCGGGATCACTTCTTACCTTGTGTTTTCTCCTAGGAGTTACTGCTATTCGGCCGGAAGACCTAGAATTTCCCAACACCATGACAGACATTGACTATGATACGTGGATGCTGAGGTTAGGCCGTCTAACCTTGAATCCAGCTTAGCAGGGATGGCTGGAGCTGGGTAATATCAGACAACTAAGCCTGTGGTGGCTATAGGACTGAAAGACTCTGGAACCTAATATCCTTTCTCCTCAGTTCTGAGAATTCCCACCCAAGTAGCCCACAGAGCAGTTCCTGCTTTTCTCTGTGGGAATTCTAGGGACAAAGACAGAACTGGGCCTCAGACTAAGGTCAAGTCTCTGTGCCTGATGTCCAtaacactggatggttttgataGGCAGAGACCGAGTAGGGGCCAATTAGTGATGAGGCAGGGAAGCTAAATCCCTCCTCCTGTCTTCTCAGTGGTACAGCTATCATGCAAGATGGCAATACGATGCGCAACAACTATGGGTGTGATCTGGACGCGCTGGGCACAGGTGCACGAATTGGCATGATGCGAACTGCCAAGGGTGATCTGCACTATTTCATTAATGGACAGGACCAAGGCGCTGCCTGCTCAGGCTTGCCTCCGGGTAAAGGTGACTACTCTGGCTTCCAGCCTGCCCCCCTTTGCTCAGATGGATCAGGCCCTCAGGCTTCTGATGCCTTCTTTCCTACACAGAGGTGTATGCAGTTGTGGATCTCTATGGCCAGTGTGTCCAAGTGTCTATCACCAATGCTACCGGCCCCATGGACAACAGCCTGGCCACCAGCAATACTGCCACTGAGAAGTCATTCCCCTTGCATTCCCCAGGTATTGCTTAAGGAGTTTGTGAGTAGGGGGGTACTTATATCTGAGACACAGAGTCTCATAATCTCCTTGACTCCCAGAGTCTAACATACCATGTACTGGGCATCTTGAGTCTTACTGTGGTGCAAGGTGTCCAGAGGTCTTGAGTCATGGCAGATGGGGCCTTAGCTTCACCAGCAGCCTGTCTGAAGGTAGTCACCTAACCCTACCCCTTTACCAAACATCTCTCCACAGTGGCGGGTGTGGCTCACCGATTCCATAGCATGTGTGGCAAGAATGTCACTCTGGAGGAGGATGGCACACGGGCAGTCCGTGTGGCTGGCTACGCACATGGCCTCGTTTTCAGCACCAAAGAGCTCAAGGCTGAAGAAGTTTTTGAGGTGGGCTGCAGAGAAGTAGAAGGGGCTTTACCAGCCCGTCAGACAGGACCACCCAATGTTTGCTTTCTCACAGGTGAAAGTGGAAGAGCTAGACGAGAAGTGGGCAGGCTCCCTCCGGCTGGGGCTGACCACACTTGCACCAGAGGACATGGGGCCTGGAGCGGGCAGTGGTCCAGGGCTGCCTCCTTCCTTGCCTGAACTCCGGACAAAGACCACCTGGATGGTGTCCAGCTGTGAAGTGAGGCGTGATGGGCACCTCCAAAGGATGAACTATGGCCGGAACCTCGAGAGACTAGGGGTGAAGCACCTGGCACTGGAGCAGGCGGTGGGGGCTAGGGGTGAGAGTAGAGACAGATCACTGAGCTGGCCTTGTTGAACCTTGGATCTAGGTGGGAAGCCGTGTGGGCATTCGTCGGTGTGCAGATGACACAATGCACATCTtggtagatggagaagatatgGGGCCTGCTGCCGCTGGCATTGCCAAGGTAGATCTAAGAGCTTCTTTGAATTTGGGGAGGTACTAGTTGGTTGGAGTTCTTGTGctgatttctgttttttttttttttttcttgtgctgaTTTCTGACTTGCTTCCTTGGTCTGTTCCCAGAATGTGTGGGCTGTGTTGGATCTGTATGGGCCAGTACGCAGTGTGGCCATTGTCAGCTCCACAAGGCTGGAGGAACCAGAAGGCACCCAGCCGCCTTCTCCCAGCTCAGACACTGGCAGTGAGGTCGAGGAAGATGATGAGGTCGAGGAGCAGGGGCTGAGAGTAAGGCTGCATTAGGGCCTGCTG from Mus musculus strain NOD/MrkTac chromosome 11 genomic contig, GRCm38.p6 alternate locus group NOD/MrkTac MMCHR11_NOD_IDD4_1 harbors:
- the Neurl4 gene encoding neuralized-like protein 4 isoform 3 (isoform 3 is encoded by transcript variant 3); protein product: MAAGSGGSGGSGAGPGPGPGPGGGGGPGSSGPGLGSGGGLGGGGELHPRTGRLVSLSACGRTARRQQPGQEFNHGLVLSREPLRDGRVFTVRIDRKVNSWSGSIEIGVTALDPSVLDFPSSATGLKGGSWVVSGCSVLRDGRSVLEEYGQDLDQLVEGDRVGVERTATGELRLWVNGRDCGVAATGLPARVWAVVDLYGKCTQITVLPSEPGFSPPTPVPTPPLEPLAPPEDSALLEQGTSVDEDFASMELSEVVSNAILSAYNGGLLNVSLSSPPAGDGLASSGPATSPILTSNDALLFHEKCGTLIKLSNNNKTAERRRPLDEFNNGVVMTNRPLRDNEMFEIRIDKLVDKWSGSIEIGVTTHNPNSLEYPATMTNLQSGTIMMSGCGILTNGKGTRREYCEFSLDELQEGDHIGLTRKSNSALHFFINGIDQGVATPLTPPVVYGVVDLYGMAVKVTIVHNNNHSDRLRRNNAILRALSPEGALRRAAPAAQAEPERLLFHPNCGQKAAITHEGRTALRPHATDDFNHGVVLSSRALRDGEVFQVRIDKMVDKWAGSIEIGVTTHNPAYLQLPSTMTNLRSGTWMMTGNGVMHNGTTILDEYGHNLDRLKAGDTVGVVRREDGTLHFFVNGMTQGPAAWNVPPGVYAVVDLYGQAAQATIVDDVEVPPVSEPLPEGNNQMSPSSPSSAAGGSDLRFHQLHGSNAVITNGGRTALRHNCRSEFNDAIVISNRALRDGELFEIVIQKMVDRWSGSIEAGVTAIRPEDLEFPNTMTDIDYDTWMLSGTAIMQDGNTMRNNYGCDLDALGTGARIGMMRTAKGDLHYFINGQDQGAACSGLPPEVYAVVDLYGQCVQVSITNATGPMDNSLATSNTATEKSFPLHSPVAGVAHRFHSMCGKNVTLEEDGTRAVRVAGYAHGLVFSTKELKAEEVFEVKVEELDEKWAGSLRLGLTTLAPEDMGPGAGSGPGLPPSLPELRTKTTWMVSSCEVRRDGHLQRMNYGRNLERLGVGSRVGIRRCADDTMHILVDGEDMGPAAAGIAKNVWAVLDLYGPVRSVAIVSSTRLEEPEGTQPPSPSSDTGSEVEEDDEVEEQGLRGQNQVGIVPTALEFLENHGKNILLSNGNRTATRVASYNQGIVVISQPLVPHMLVQVRIDFLNRQWTSSLVLGVITCPPERLNFPASACALKRAAWLLRGRGVFHNGLKICEKFGPNLDTCPEGTILGLRLDSSGGLHLHINGVDQGVAVPDVPQPCHALVDLYGQCEQVTIVSPDPGTASGKIAGTQGDMEKADMVDGIKESVCWGPPPAASPLKSCEYHALCSRFQELLLLPEDYFMPPPKRSLCYCESCRKLRGDEAHRRRGEPPREYALPFGWCRFNLRVNPHLEAGTLTKKWHMAYHGSSVAVVRRVLDRGELGAGTTSILSCRPLKGEPGVGFEEPGENCAPPREEQPPPVLLSPSLQYAGAEMLASKVQFRDPKSQRTHQAQVAFQVCVRPGSYTPGPPSAALRELPDQHFSPSELEWVTKEKGATLLYALLVRVE
- the Neurl4 gene encoding neuralized-like protein 4 isoform 1 (isoform 1 is encoded by transcript variant 1) → MAAGSGGSGGSGAGPGPGPGPGGGGGPGSSGPGLGSGGGLGGGGELHPRTGRLVSLSACGRTARRQQPGQEFNHGLVLSREPLRDGRVFTVRIDRKVNSWSGSIEIGVTALDPSVLDFPSSATGLKGGSWVVSGCSVLRDGRSVLEEYGQDLDQLVEGDRVGVERTATGELRLWVNGRDCGVAATGLPARVWAVVDLYGKCTQITVLPSEPGFSPPTPVPTPPLEPLAPPEDSALLEQGTSVDEAFMVSPAQARPETFPNSLDSHNDFASMELSEVVSNAILSAYNGGLLNVSLSSPPAGDGLASSGPATSPILTSNDALLFHEKCGTLIKLSNNNKTAERRRPLDEFNNGVVMTNRPLRDNEMFEIRIDKLVDKWSGSIEIGVTTHNPNSLEYPATMTNLQSGTIMMSGCGILTNGKGTRREYCEFSLDELQEGDHIGLTRKSNSALHFFINGIDQGVATPLTPPVVYGVVDLYGMAVKVTIVHNNNHSDRLRRNNAILRALSPEGALRRAAPAAQAEPERLLFHPNCGQKAAITHEGRTALRPHATDDFNHGVVLSSRALRDGEVFQVRIDKMVDKWAGSIEIGVTTHNPAYLQLPSTMTNLRSGTWMMTGNGVMHNGTTILDEYGHNLDRLKAGDTVGVVRREDGTLHFFVNGMTQGPAAWNVPPGVYAVVDLYGQAAQATIVDDVEVPPVSEPLPEGNNQMSPSSPSSAAGGSDLRFHQLHGSNAVITNGGRTALRHNCRSEFNDAIVISNRALRDGELFEIVIQKMVDRWSGSIEAGVTAIRPEDLEFPNTMTDIDYDTWMLSGTAIMQDGNTMRNNYGCDLDALGTGARIGMMRTAKGDLHYFINGQDQGAACSGLPPGKEVYAVVDLYGQCVQVSITNATGPMDNSLATSNTATEKSFPLHSPVAGVAHRFHSMCGKNVTLEEDGTRAVRVAGYAHGLVFSTKELKAEEVFEVKVEELDEKWAGSLRLGLTTLAPEDMGPGAGSGPGLPPSLPELRTKTTWMVSSCEVRRDGHLQRMNYGRNLERLGVGSRVGIRRCADDTMHILVDGEDMGPAAAGIAKNVWAVLDLYGPVRSVAIVSSTRLEEPEGTQPPSPSSDTGSEVEEDDEVEEQGLRGQNQVGIVPTALEFLENHGKNILLSNGNRTATRVASYNQGIVVISQPLVPHMLVQVRIDFLNRQWTSSLVLGVITCPPERLNFPASACALKRAAWLLRGRGVFHNGLKICEKFGPNLDTCPEGTILGLRLDSSGGLHLHINGVDQGVAVPDVPQPCHALVDLYGQCEQVTIVSPDPGTASGKIAGTQGDMEKADMVDGIKESVCWGPPPAASPLKSCEYHALCSRFQELLLLPEDYFMPPPKRSLCYCESCRKLRGDEAHRRRGEPPREYALPFGWCRFNLRVNPHLEAGTLTKKWHMAYHGSSVAVVRRVLDRGELGAGTTSILSCRPLKGEPGVGFEEPGENCAPPREEQPPPVLLSPSLQYAGAEMLASKVQFRDPKSQRTHQAQVAFQVCVRPGSYTPGPPSAALRELPDQHFSPSELEWVTKEKGATLLYALLVRVE
- the Neurl4 gene encoding neuralized-like protein 4 isoform 2 (isoform 2 is encoded by transcript variant 2); this encodes MAAGSGGSGGSGAGPGPGPGPGGGGGPGSSGPGLGSGGGLGGGGELHPRTGRLVSLSACGRTARRQQPGQEFNHGLVLSREPLRDGRVFTVRIDRKVNSWSGSIEIGVTALDPSVLDFPSSATGLKGGSWVVSGCSVLRDGRSVLEEYGQDLDQLVEGDRVGVERTATGELRLWVNGRDCGVAATGLPARVWAVVDLYGKCTQITVLPSEPGFSPPTPVPTPPLEPLAPPEDSALLEQGTSVDEAFMVSPAQARPETFPNSLDSHNDFASMELSEVVSNAILSAYNGGLLNVSLSSPPAGDGLASSGPATSPILTSNDALLFHEKCGTLIKLSNNNKTAERRRPLDEFNNGVVMTNRPLRDNEMFEIRIDKLVDKWSGSIEIGVTTHNPNSLEYPATMTNLQSGTIMMSGCGILTNGKGTRREYCEFSLDELQEGDHIGLTRKSNSALHFFINGIDQGVATPLTPPVVYGVVDLYGMAVKVTIVHNNNHSDRLRRNNAILRALSPEGALRRAAPAAQAEPERLLFHPNCGQKAAITHEGRTALRPHATDDFNHGVVLSSRALRDGEVFQVRIDKMVDKWAGSIEIGVTTHNPAYLQLPSTMTNLRSGTWMMTGNGVMHNGTTILDEYGHNLDRLKAGDTVGVVRREDGTLHFFVNGMTQGPAAWNVPPGVYAVVDLYGQAAQATIVDDVEVPPVSEPLPEGNNQMSPSSPSSAAGGSDLRFHQLHGSNAVITNGGRTALRHNCRSEFNDAIVISNRALRDGELFEIVIQKMVDRWSGSIEAGVTAIRPEDLEFPNTMTDIDYDTWMLSGTAIMQDGNTMRNNYGCDLDALGTGARIGMMRTAKGDLHYFINGQDQGAACSGLPPEVYAVVDLYGQCVQVSITNATGPMDNSLATSNTATEKSFPLHSPVAGVAHRFHSMCGKNVTLEEDGTRAVRVAGYAHGLVFSTKELKAEEVFEVKVEELDEKWAGSLRLGLTTLAPEDMGPGAGSGPGLPPSLPELRTKTTWMVSSCEVRRDGHLQRMNYGRNLERLGVGSRVGIRRCADDTMHILVDGEDMGPAAAGIAKNVWAVLDLYGPVRSVAIVSSTRLEEPEGTQPPSPSSDTGSEVEEDDEVEEQGLRGQNQVGIVPTALEFLENHGKNILLSNGNRTATRVASYNQGIVVISQPLVPHMLVQVRIDFLNRQWTSSLVLGVITCPPERLNFPASACALKRAAWLLRGRGVFHNGLKICEKFGPNLDTCPEGTILGLRLDSSGGLHLHINGVDQGVAVPDVPQPCHALVDLYGQCEQVTIVSPDPGTASGKIAGTQGDMEKADMVDGIKESVCWGPPPAASPLKSCEYHALCSRFQELLLLPEDYFMPPPKRSLCYCESCRKLRGDEAHRRRGEPPREYALPFGWCRFNLRVNPHLEAGTLTKKWHMAYHGSSVAVVRRVLDRGELGAGTTSILSCRPLKGEPGVGFEEPGENCAPPREEQPPPVLLSPSLQYAGAEMLASKVQFRDPKSQRTHQAQVAFQVCVRPGSYTPGPPSAALRELPDQHFSPSELEWVTKEKGATLLYALLVRVE